The Methylomonas koyamae genome has a segment encoding these proteins:
- a CDS encoding DUF748 domain-containing protein: MPITLNRKKTLIAVAAVSAGAAAYALAGFYLLPKIALSKLPQIVKQQTGQTPQLQQIRLNPFSWVLELREFSLPAGDGQLLAGFEALRIDLAAWESIKLGGVVVDSIELSKLQLNIARRADGRFNFADLQPEQTEAEAVPAAPEADTDPVKLLIRHAAISDGKLAWLDVSTGQALAETLVPINLMLQDISTQAEQAGNGKLTLGIESGGSIEWSGDFSLQPLASKGHLQLDAIGLDKVWQLFLQQLPIRIAAGRAGLRIDYDLTSADSGVAVLLNNGALALQQLAVVEKNSGKPLIDLPELAVDGIGVDVEGQTVNVAALTSRNAAIQAWLQADGSVNYQALFGEDAAAATAGSAQTGAGAPAAAESGKPWSVRLGELALHDYQIHFTDFSQAKPAEFKLSELNCKLQNFSSDLAGKVPLQFSTRLNQTGSLALNGDMLLQPFAADWDVQIKNLQLKPFQPYLDPFLKLELVDGDVNLTGKLHLAVAEPFQLTFNGDADIDNLLTRDQLKNKDFLKWSNLALDGIAIDLAAQDFKLAKVLLERPYVRFNIKKDGTTNIDEILVEPKVEPVKTAKPVKTAAKPAPAKAKADEPSLSIGKIEMRNGKSDFADYSLILPFVAEMNGLNGEVRGFSSDQDAAATMALKGKVYDMALVGIKGKYQFQSGDSDIALNFTHMPLPLITPYMAEFAGYRIEKGQMALDLHYKIKRGQLEVQNKLFIDQLTLGDKVENPNAVSLPLHLAIALLKDADGKINLDFPITGSLEDPQFSVGALVRDVLVNLVKKVAMSPFKAIASLLSDDKDFSSVQFTPGSAELAKDQADKLGELSKALLSKPELTLEIKGIAYQNQDWPAMRFSALQDVLKKMKSGELRDQGQKIRHEYIQLSDDDYKRLLAKFFAEVFPQDFERSLLGKPRIKSNPDADFYTLARERLEGIFQPDPLKLNDLAVARANHIAQYVTESGGISRDRVYILATELSQDEAADGISAMLTLNAAP, encoded by the coding sequence ATGCCGATTACGCTAAACCGGAAAAAAACCTTGATTGCCGTCGCGGCAGTATCCGCTGGCGCGGCGGCGTATGCGCTAGCCGGTTTTTATCTGCTGCCGAAAATTGCGCTGAGCAAACTTCCGCAAATCGTCAAGCAACAAACCGGGCAGACGCCGCAGTTGCAACAGATTCGGCTGAATCCGTTCAGTTGGGTGCTGGAGTTGCGGGAATTCTCGTTACCGGCCGGCGACGGCCAACTGCTGGCCGGGTTCGAAGCGTTACGGATCGATCTGGCGGCGTGGGAGTCGATCAAACTGGGCGGTGTAGTCGTCGACAGCATCGAGCTGTCCAAGCTGCAACTCAATATCGCCCGCCGCGCCGACGGCCGTTTTAATTTTGCCGACCTGCAGCCGGAACAGACCGAAGCAGAGGCTGTCCCGGCGGCGCCGGAGGCCGATACCGATCCGGTCAAACTGTTGATTCGTCACGCGGCAATTTCCGACGGCAAGCTCGCCTGGCTGGATGTCTCGACCGGCCAAGCCTTGGCCGAAACTCTGGTGCCGATCAATTTAATGCTGCAGGACATCAGTACTCAGGCCGAACAGGCCGGCAACGGCAAGTTGACGCTGGGCATCGAGTCCGGCGGCAGCATCGAATGGAGCGGGGATTTTAGTCTGCAACCTTTGGCTTCCAAAGGCCACCTGCAGCTCGACGCCATCGGCTTGGATAAAGTTTGGCAGTTGTTTTTGCAGCAACTGCCGATACGGATAGCGGCCGGCCGGGCCGGTCTGCGAATCGATTACGATTTAACGTCGGCCGATTCCGGAGTGGCCGTGCTATTGAATAACGGCGCGCTGGCTTTGCAGCAATTGGCCGTCGTCGAAAAAAACAGCGGCAAACCACTAATCGACCTGCCGGAGCTGGCCGTCGACGGCATCGGCGTCGATGTCGAGGGGCAGACGGTGAACGTGGCTGCTCTGACCAGCCGCAATGCGGCGATACAGGCTTGGTTGCAGGCCGACGGTAGCGTCAATTACCAAGCCTTGTTCGGCGAAGACGCCGCCGCTGCTACGGCAGGTTCGGCGCAAACTGGCGCCGGCGCTCCGGCTGCCGCCGAGTCTGGCAAGCCCTGGTCGGTTCGCTTGGGCGAACTGGCATTGCACGATTACCAAATCCATTTCACCGATTTTAGCCAAGCCAAACCCGCCGAATTCAAACTCAGCGAGTTGAATTGCAAACTGCAAAATTTCAGTTCCGATCTGGCCGGCAAGGTGCCGTTGCAATTCAGTACCCGATTGAACCAAACCGGCAGTCTGGCGTTGAACGGCGACATGCTGTTGCAACCGTTTGCGGCCGATTGGGACGTGCAAATCAAAAATCTGCAGTTAAAACCTTTCCAGCCCTATCTGGATCCGTTTTTAAAACTGGAACTGGTCGACGGCGATGTCAACCTTACCGGCAAACTGCATCTGGCCGTGGCCGAGCCGTTTCAGCTCACGTTTAACGGCGATGCCGACATCGACAATTTATTGACCCGAGACCAACTGAAAAACAAGGATTTTCTGAAGTGGTCGAATTTGGCGCTGGACGGCATTGCCATCGATTTGGCCGCGCAGGACTTTAAGCTGGCGAAAGTGTTGTTGGAACGCCCTTATGTGCGCTTTAACATCAAAAAGGACGGTACTACCAATATCGACGAGATTCTGGTCGAACCAAAAGTGGAACCGGTAAAAACTGCCAAGCCCGTTAAAACGGCCGCCAAGCCGGCCCCGGCGAAAGCCAAGGCGGATGAGCCGAGTTTAAGCATCGGCAAGATCGAAATGCGCAACGGCAAGTCCGATTTTGCCGACTATTCGTTGATCTTGCCTTTCGTCGCCGAGATGAACGGCTTGAACGGCGAAGTCCGCGGCTTTTCTTCGGATCAGGATGCCGCGGCGACGATGGCCTTGAAAGGCAAGGTTTACGACATGGCCTTGGTCGGTATCAAGGGCAAATACCAGTTCCAGAGCGGCGATTCCGATATCGCTCTGAATTTTACCCATATGCCGTTGCCGTTGATTACGCCGTATATGGCGGAATTCGCCGGCTACCGGATCGAGAAGGGCCAGATGGCGCTGGATCTGCATTACAAGATCAAGCGCGGCCAGCTCGAGGTGCAGAACAAACTGTTCATCGACCAATTGACCTTGGGCGACAAGGTCGAGAATCCGAATGCGGTGTCCTTGCCCTTGCATCTGGCGATTGCCTTGCTGAAAGATGCCGACGGCAAAATCAATCTGGATTTTCCGATTACCGGCAGCCTGGAAGATCCGCAATTCAGCGTCGGAGCGCTGGTGCGCGACGTGTTGGTCAATCTGGTTAAGAAGGTGGCAATGTCGCCGTTCAAGGCCATCGCCTCGTTGTTGAGCGACGACAAGGACTTCAGCAGCGTGCAATTTACCCCGGGTAGCGCCGAATTGGCCAAGGATCAGGCGGACAAATTGGGCGAATTGAGCAAGGCTCTACTCAGCAAGCCGGAACTGACGTTGGAAATCAAGGGCATTGCCTATCAAAACCAGGATTGGCCGGCCATGCGGTTCTCGGCGTTGCAGGACGTATTGAAAAAAATGAAATCCGGCGAACTGCGCGACCAGGGCCAGAAGATTCGCCACGAATACATTCAGCTATCCGACGACGATTACAAACGCTTGCTGGCAAAATTTTTCGCCGAAGTGTTTCCGCAGGATTTCGAGCGCAGCCTGCTTGGCAAGCCGCGCATCAAGAGCAATCCCGACGCCGATTTCTACACCTTGGCGCGCGAGCGGCTGGAAGGGATTTTTCAGCCCGACCCGCTTAAGCTCAACGATTTGGCCGTCGCCAGGGCCAACCACATCGCCCAATACGTGACCGAGTCGGGCGGCATCAGCCGGGACCGAGTTTACATTCTGGCCACCGAGTTGAGCCAGGACGAAGCCGCCGACGGCATCAGCGCGATGTTGACATTGAACGCCGCGCCGTAA